In a single window of the Pandoraea pulmonicola genome:
- a CDS encoding DMT family transporter produces MFNFVLPLTAVLIWSANVIVNKLSVGHIFPAEIAFLRWFAAALILTPFALPALWRARRSALPHLGQYATLGVLGMAIYQGLAYSAAHYTSATNMGIIMALLPLTTLALAVVVLGDALSAGALAGGLLSIFGVLLVVGRGSLLHLADQGVGAGDAMMLLAMLAYAVYCVLLRKWRLPLAPLPSLYAQILFAVIALLPFYLVSEKAGVSMDNLPPLAFATIPVSIAAPFIWMIGVARIGPRRATVVINLVPIFTALIAAFGLGEHLAGYHLVGGALILAGVALGENWHLPIRKARERTPSVRDELGNV; encoded by the coding sequence ATGTTCAATTTCGTCCTGCCGCTGACGGCCGTCCTGATCTGGTCGGCCAACGTCATCGTCAACAAGCTCTCCGTGGGCCATATCTTTCCCGCCGAAATTGCATTTCTGCGCTGGTTCGCCGCCGCACTGATTCTCACGCCGTTCGCCCTGCCCGCCCTGTGGCGCGCACGTCGGAGCGCGCTGCCGCATCTGGGGCAGTACGCCACACTCGGCGTGCTCGGCATGGCGATCTACCAGGGGCTCGCCTATAGCGCGGCGCACTACACCAGCGCGACCAACATGGGCATCATCATGGCGCTGCTGCCCCTCACCACGCTCGCACTTGCGGTCGTCGTGCTCGGCGACGCGTTGAGCGCCGGCGCACTCGCCGGAGGCCTGCTGTCGATCTTCGGCGTGCTACTCGTCGTGGGTCGTGGCTCGCTGCTGCATCTGGCCGACCAGGGTGTCGGCGCGGGCGACGCCATGATGTTGCTCGCGATGCTCGCGTATGCCGTGTATTGCGTGTTGCTGCGCAAGTGGCGTCTGCCACTCGCGCCATTGCCGTCGCTCTACGCGCAAATCCTGTTCGCCGTGATCGCGCTGCTGCCCTTCTACCTCGTCTCGGAAAAAGCCGGCGTGTCGATGGACAACCTGCCGCCGTTGGCCTTCGCCACGATCCCCGTCTCGATCGCCGCGCCGTTCATCTGGATGATCGGCGTCGCCCGCATCGGACCGCGCCGCGCCACGGTCGTCATCAACCTCGTGCCAATCTTCACGGCGCTGATCGCAGCCTTCGGGCTCGGTGAACATCTCGCGGGGTACCACCTCGTGGGCGGAGCGCTCATTCTTGCCGGCGTCGCGCTCGGCGAAAACTGGCATCTACCGATCCGGAAAGCGCGCGAACGGACACCGTCAGTACGAGATGAATTGGGAAATGTCTGA
- a CDS encoding helix-turn-helix domain-containing protein — protein sequence MDTNLFRFGRHLAGLRKKYNWAQDKLALESGLARSYLSGVERGKRNISLRNICILADTLGLPPHELLAFDSSNGVAADASASTPCDPYPSLNRAMQKLSDRDQAWMADLVRTLSLRLGHGVLKDE from the coding sequence ATGGACACCAATTTATTTCGATTCGGCAGGCATCTCGCCGGTTTGCGCAAGAAGTACAACTGGGCGCAGGACAAGCTTGCGCTCGAGAGCGGTCTGGCGCGCTCGTATCTGAGCGGTGTCGAGCGGGGCAAACGCAATATCTCGCTGCGCAACATCTGCATTCTGGCCGACACGTTGGGGCTGCCGCCGCATGAGTTGCTCGCCTTCGATTCGTCGAACGGCGTGGCCGCCGATGCGAGCGCATCGACGCCTTGCGATCCATATCCGTCGCTCAACCGGGCGATGCAGAAACTGTCCGACCGGGATCAGGCGTGGATGGCCGATCTGGTGCGCACGCTGAGCCTGCGATTGGGGCACGGCGTGTTGAAAGACGAATGA
- the bioF gene encoding 8-amino-7-oxononanoate synthase: protein MSAHPLLDRLDAGLAQIDRAHLHRRRRVVSTPCRPHLHADGRDVLAFASNDYLGLAAHPAVVEALVEGARRYGAGSGASHLISGHSQAHAELETALAAFMSPHLVDGEALYFCTGYMANLATISALANKQTDIFSEALNHASLIDGARLSRARTHVYPHGDVDALAALLDASTAETKLIVTDGVFSMDGDIAPLPRLLALAERHDAWLIVDDAHGFGVVGENGRGVFEHFDLRSPNLVIVGTLGKAAGVGGAFVAANHRVVQWLINRARPYIFTTAAAPAQAHALLTSLALIAGDEGRERRTALQARIAQLRDSLSLSHWRHMTSPTAVQPIVLGENAAALHAQAGLAEAGLWVPAIRPPTVAPGTSRLRVTLSAAHTADDVARLATAINQLDRDWTEHAHD from the coding sequence ATGAGCGCACATCCTCTGCTCGATCGTCTCGACGCGGGCCTTGCCCAGATCGACCGCGCGCATCTGCATCGCCGTCGCCGCGTGGTGTCCACGCCGTGCCGGCCGCATCTGCACGCCGACGGGCGCGACGTACTGGCGTTCGCCAGCAACGACTATCTCGGCCTGGCCGCGCATCCCGCGGTGGTCGAAGCGCTCGTCGAAGGCGCTCGGCGCTACGGCGCGGGCAGCGGCGCATCGCACCTGATCAGCGGCCATTCGCAGGCGCATGCCGAGCTCGAGACCGCGCTCGCCGCGTTCATGTCGCCGCATCTGGTCGACGGCGAGGCGCTGTACTTCTGCACGGGCTACATGGCCAATCTGGCCACGATCTCGGCACTCGCGAACAAGCAAACCGACATCTTCTCCGAAGCGCTCAACCACGCGTCGCTGATCGATGGTGCGCGATTGTCGCGGGCACGCACCCACGTCTACCCGCACGGCGACGTCGACGCGCTCGCGGCGCTGCTCGACGCCAGCACCGCCGAAACCAAGCTGATCGTCACCGACGGCGTGTTTTCGATGGATGGCGACATCGCACCGCTGCCGCGGTTGCTTGCGCTGGCCGAACGTCACGACGCGTGGCTGATCGTGGACGATGCGCACGGCTTCGGCGTCGTCGGCGAGAACGGCCGGGGCGTGTTCGAACACTTCGACCTGCGCTCGCCGAATCTCGTGATCGTCGGCACGCTGGGCAAGGCGGCCGGTGTCGGGGGCGCGTTTGTCGCGGCGAATCACCGCGTCGTGCAATGGCTCATCAACCGTGCGCGACCGTACATCTTCACCACGGCCGCCGCACCGGCGCAGGCTCATGCGCTGCTCACGAGTCTCGCGCTGATCGCCGGCGACGAGGGCCGCGAACGCCGCACGGCGCTGCAAGCGCGCATCGCGCAACTTCGCGACTCGCTCTCGCTCTCGCACTGGCGGCACATGACGTCGCCGACCGCCGTGCAGCCGATCGTCCTCGGCGAGAACGCCGCCGCGCTGCATGCCCAGGCCGGGCTCGCCGAAGCGGGGCTGTGGGTGCCGGCCATCCGCCCGCCGACGGTCGCGCCGGGCACATCGCGCCTGCGCGTGACACTGAGCGCGGCGCACACGGCCGACGATGTCGCGCGCCTTGCGACGGCCATCAACCAACTCGATCGCGACTGGACGGAGCATGCCCATGACTGA
- the bioD gene encoding dethiobiotin synthase, whose amino-acid sequence MPMTDPTSLVTSVTSVTSATPVARATPARHAFFVTGTDTEIGKTLVSSALLHAAARRGLVCAGVKSVAAGASEHNGRFVNEDVEQLHAASNLKLPDDWYCPYVLKDATAPHIAAAAEGVALDCSVIRAGYARVAAHADLVIVEGVGGFRVPLGPDAGAPDTADLARQLGLPVILVVGLRLGCISHALLTAEAIASRGLTLAGWVANHVDPDMRHADANVDAIASRLAAPLLGRVPHLPHPDAATASGYLDIAPLVDTAQPHQAQTAHSARSHTAL is encoded by the coding sequence ATGCCCATGACTGATCCAACCTCTCTCGTTACCTCGGTTACCTCGGTTACCTCGGCCACCCCGGTCGCGCGCGCCACGCCGGCACGCCACGCGTTCTTCGTCACCGGCACGGACACCGAGATCGGCAAGACGCTGGTCTCCTCGGCATTGCTGCACGCCGCCGCACGCCGCGGTCTGGTCTGCGCGGGTGTGAAATCAGTGGCGGCGGGCGCGTCGGAGCACAACGGACGCTTCGTCAACGAGGATGTCGAGCAACTGCATGCCGCGAGCAATCTGAAGTTGCCCGACGACTGGTATTGCCCGTACGTGCTCAAGGACGCCACCGCACCGCACATCGCCGCCGCCGCCGAAGGCGTCGCGCTCGATTGCAGCGTGATCCGTGCCGGCTACGCGCGCGTGGCGGCGCACGCCGATCTCGTGATCGTCGAGGGTGTGGGCGGCTTTCGCGTGCCGCTCGGTCCCGACGCCGGGGCGCCGGACACGGCCGACCTTGCCCGCCAGCTCGGCCTGCCGGTGATTCTCGTGGTCGGCCTGCGGCTCGGCTGCATCAGCCACGCGTTGCTCACCGCCGAGGCCATCGCCTCGCGCGGCCTGACACTCGCCGGCTGGGTCGCCAACCACGTCGATCCGGACATGCGTCATGCGGACGCCAACGTGGACGCCATCGCCTCGCGCCTCGCCGCGCCCCTGCTGGGCCGCGTGCCGCATCTGCCGCACCCCGACGCCGCGACGGCCTCCGGCTATCTCGACATCGCACCGCTCGTCGACACGGCACAGCCGCATCAGGCGCAGACGGCGCACTCGGCGCGCTCCCATACGGCACTCTGA
- a CDS encoding helix-turn-helix domain-containing protein, whose product MQTNPLALFGDHLARLRKSRGWSQEKLALESGLARSYVSGIERGRRNVALVNICVLADTLGVPTSEMLRFTPTLPGTEDATPSADRTPLPQISQSLCRLENRDQVWLAEVIRSLSSRLSNCTPPEDDSSTPPTSAPDPLAAADDDGEDADDGNDDSDCSDDEDIDFRGRIDDTASTTAPTSSPSSSPVGEPRVHASVDTGFEAGFPVRRTYASAGNEGYRSLDEDIVRVSDPQRDASDAPYVSPMPELPARSETTGHDNSLRPPTNNED is encoded by the coding sequence ATGCAAACCAATCCACTCGCGCTGTTCGGAGACCATCTGGCCCGCTTGCGTAAGTCGCGCGGCTGGTCGCAGGAGAAGCTTGCGCTCGAGAGCGGCCTGGCACGCTCGTATGTCAGCGGCATCGAACGTGGCAGACGCAACGTCGCCCTGGTCAACATCTGTGTCCTGGCCGACACGCTGGGCGTACCGACCTCCGAGATGCTGCGGTTCACCCCGACACTACCGGGGACGGAGGACGCTACGCCTTCCGCCGATCGCACGCCGCTGCCTCAAATCAGCCAGTCGCTCTGCCGGCTGGAAAACCGCGATCAGGTCTGGCTCGCGGAAGTCATTCGAAGTCTGAGCTCGCGCCTGAGCAACTGCACGCCGCCTGAAGACGACTCCTCCACGCCTCCGACATCGGCACCGGATCCACTCGCTGCCGCCGACGACGACGGCGAAGACGCTGACGACGGCAACGACGACAGCGACTGCAGCGACGACGAAGACATCGACTTCCGCGGCCGCATCGACGACACAGCCAGCACAACCGCGCCGACATCGTCGCCATCGTCGTCCCCTGTCGGTGAACCGCGTGTCCATGCCTCGGTCGATACGGGATTCGAAGCCGGATTCCCGGTGCGCCGCACCTATGCAAGCGCGGGAAACGAAGGGTATCGGAGCCTCGACGAAGACATCGTCCGCGTGAGTGATCCGCAGCGGGATGCATCGGACGCACCGTATGTTTCTCCGATGCCGGAATTACCCGCCCGATCGGAGACAACAGGTCACGACAATTCGCTACGTCCGCCCACAAACAACGAAGACTGA
- a CDS encoding NAD(P)-dependent oxidoreductase, whose amino-acid sequence MNIGFLGLGTMGAPMARNLLKAGFAVRAWNRSRGPVDELAAQGATPCDSAPDAARSADVLIAMLADDDTTRAVLCDGGALEALTRNAIVVNMATISLDFAREMRTRCEALALRYIAAPVLGRVNVAEAGKLNILVAGETGAIDAVQPLFDVLGQRTWRFGETPEQANVVKLGANFMIASAIESMSEAAALAQGHGVAGADFIDMITSTVFATPAYTGYGAAIAKQVFEPAGFKLALGAKDVRLALLAGEAANVPMPFASVLRDNHLDSLAHDEGHLDWAALSRVAARRARQTGGDA is encoded by the coding sequence ATGAACATCGGATTTCTCGGACTCGGCACCATGGGCGCCCCGATGGCGCGCAATCTACTCAAGGCGGGCTTCGCCGTCCGTGCATGGAACCGCTCCCGCGGTCCCGTCGACGAACTGGCGGCACAGGGCGCCACCCCCTGCGACAGCGCCCCCGACGCGGCGCGCAGCGCGGATGTGCTCATCGCGATGCTCGCGGACGACGACACCACTCGCGCCGTGTTGTGCGACGGCGGCGCACTGGAAGCCCTCACACGCAACGCGATCGTGGTGAACATGGCCACCATCTCGCTCGACTTCGCCCGCGAGATGCGCACGCGATGCGAGGCCCTCGCGCTGCGCTACATCGCAGCTCCCGTACTCGGACGCGTCAACGTGGCCGAAGCCGGCAAACTCAATATTCTCGTGGCGGGCGAAACCGGCGCCATCGATGCCGTGCAACCACTGTTCGACGTACTCGGCCAGCGTACGTGGCGCTTTGGCGAGACGCCCGAGCAGGCGAACGTCGTCAAGCTCGGCGCCAACTTCATGATCGCCAGCGCCATCGAATCGATGAGCGAAGCCGCCGCGCTCGCGCAAGGTCACGGCGTCGCAGGCGCCGACTTCATCGACATGATCACGAGCACGGTGTTCGCCACACCCGCATACACGGGCTATGGGGCCGCCATTGCGAAGCAGGTGTTCGAGCCCGCCGGCTTCAAGCTCGCCCTGGGCGCAAAGGACGTTCGGCTCGCCCTGCTCGCCGGCGAAGCGGCAAACGTGCCGATGCCCTTCGCCAGCGTGCTGCGCGACAACCATCTCGACAGCCTCGCGCACGACGAAGGCCATCTCGACTGGGCGGCGTTATCGCGCGTGGCCGCACGACGCGCAAGGCAAACCGGGGGCGATGCATGA
- a CDS encoding porin codes for MTQRSHLNNGLRALALAATLTLLAVPASVQAQSNVTLYGTIDSGFVHANHVATNSGPDSLSAITSNIISGSRWGLRGTESLGNGLSALFQIESGFNAVNGHLGNGGLAFGRKAIIGLRGNEWGEVTIGRQYDPVVNLVQGLTADGYFGGFFATPGDVDNYDNGARINNAIRYATPNFGGLQFEGMYASGNVAGKMGAGRSYGLAAAYSNGPVALAAGYFFADGGNTRVTTSAPDFDSREWSGSAGSLFNSPINNGFRTASHVRIARAGAKYAIGPAILGVSFSNAQYASDALSLFTGTAKFDTVNAFATYALTPAINTGIGYSYTRMRAAGDVGAHYNQFNAGITYALSKRTSTYVVGGYQQAAGKTLRTDGSVANATASVGSYGIDAGANTQLLVGMGLKHSF; via the coding sequence ATGACTCAACGCTCACACCTCAACAACGGCCTGCGCGCTCTGGCGCTCGCCGCAACGCTCACATTGCTCGCAGTGCCCGCAAGCGTGCAGGCGCAGAGCAACGTCACGCTCTACGGCACGATCGATTCGGGCTTCGTCCACGCCAACCACGTAGCGACCAACAGCGGTCCCGACTCGCTGTCCGCGATCACCAGCAATATCATCTCCGGCAGTCGCTGGGGACTGCGCGGCACCGAGTCGCTCGGCAACGGCCTGTCGGCGCTGTTCCAGATCGAAAGCGGTTTCAACGCCGTCAACGGCCATCTCGGCAACGGCGGCCTCGCGTTCGGGCGCAAGGCGATCATCGGCCTGCGCGGCAACGAATGGGGCGAGGTCACGATCGGCCGCCAGTACGATCCCGTCGTCAATCTCGTGCAGGGGCTGACCGCCGACGGCTACTTCGGCGGCTTCTTCGCCACGCCGGGCGACGTCGACAACTACGACAACGGCGCGCGCATCAACAATGCGATCCGCTACGCCACGCCGAACTTCGGCGGCCTGCAGTTCGAGGGGATGTACGCGAGCGGAAACGTCGCGGGAAAGATGGGCGCCGGCAGATCGTATGGGCTGGCCGCTGCATACAGCAACGGCCCGGTTGCTCTCGCCGCCGGCTACTTCTTCGCGGATGGGGGTAACACGCGGGTGACGACGTCCGCTCCGGATTTCGACTCGCGGGAATGGTCGGGCAGCGCGGGTTCGCTCTTCAACTCGCCGATCAACAACGGCTTCCGCACCGCGAGCCACGTTCGCATTGCCCGCGCCGGGGCGAAGTACGCGATCGGGCCGGCCATCCTGGGCGTATCGTTTTCGAACGCACAGTATGCGAGCGATGCCCTCTCGCTGTTTACCGGCACCGCGAAGTTCGACACCGTCAACGCCTTCGCCACGTATGCGCTCACGCCCGCCATCAACACGGGCATCGGCTATAGCTATACGCGCATGCGCGCGGCGGGCGACGTCGGCGCGCACTACAACCAGTTCAATGCCGGCATCACCTATGCGCTGTCCAAGCGCACGTCGACTTATGTCGTGGGAGGCTATCAGCAGGCCGCCGGCAAGACGCTGCGCACCGATGGCAGTGTGGCGAACGCTACCGCGTCCGTGGGCTCCTACGGCATCGACGCAGGCGCGAATACACAACTGCTGGTCGGTATGGGATTGAAGCACAGCTTCTGA
- a CDS encoding acetyl/propionyl/methylcrotonyl-CoA carboxylase subunit alpha: MFDKILIANRGEIACRVAATAARLGIRTVAVYSDADAHAKHVAVCDEAVHVGGAAARDSYLRIDAIIDAAKATGAQAIHPGYGFLSENEAFAAACHEAGIVFIGPPVGAIHAMGSKSAAKTLMEGAAVPLVPGYHGENQDPAFLHARADEIGYPVLLKASAGGGGKGMRVVERSEDFRAALASCQREAASSFGDERVLVEKYLTRPRHIEIQVFADTHGNCVYLFERDCSVQRRHQKVLEEAPAPGMTEARRRAMGEAACNAARAVGYVGAGTVEFIANQDGSFYFMEMNTRLQVEHPVTEMITGLDLVEWQLRVAAGEVLPRRQEELRIRGHALEARIYAENPDNNFLPSTGTLTTLRPPAAVQFEIGGASAHGVRIDSGVREGDTISPFYDPMIAKLIVWGQDRDEALARMRRALGQYRVVGVQTNIAFLGRLVASEPFAGADLDTGLIERHRDTLFPAAAPVPATALALAVAAQLGRETVVGRRKYLDSIDHHSPWQLASGWRLNGDYQRTMSFDHGETRIDVVLTSGPHASSLTVDGKTLPYQYTHDGGVYRATLGEHRVQGHVDFEHETAHVFADGQSWALRWHDPLAQAGTQEGGEGRLTAPMPGKVIAVLAQPGAKVEKGAPLLVMEAMKMEHTISAPADGEIEEVLYAVGDQVPEGAQLLAFKR, encoded by the coding sequence ATGTTCGACAAGATCCTCATCGCCAATCGCGGCGAAATCGCTTGCCGCGTGGCCGCGACGGCCGCCCGGCTGGGCATTCGCACGGTCGCGGTCTATTCCGATGCCGATGCGCACGCCAAGCACGTCGCCGTGTGCGACGAAGCGGTGCACGTGGGCGGTGCGGCCGCGCGCGACAGCTACCTGCGCATCGACGCCATCATCGATGCCGCCAAGGCCACCGGCGCCCAGGCCATCCATCCGGGCTACGGCTTCCTGTCCGAGAACGAGGCGTTCGCGGCGGCATGCCACGAGGCCGGCATCGTCTTCATCGGCCCGCCGGTCGGCGCCATTCACGCCATGGGCAGCAAAAGCGCCGCCAAGACGCTCATGGAAGGCGCCGCCGTGCCGCTGGTGCCCGGCTATCACGGCGAGAACCAGGATCCCGCGTTCCTGCACGCACGCGCCGACGAGATCGGCTACCCGGTGCTGCTCAAGGCCAGCGCCGGCGGCGGCGGCAAGGGCATGCGCGTGGTCGAGCGCAGCGAAGACTTCCGCGCCGCGCTCGCCTCGTGCCAGCGCGAAGCGGCCAGCAGCTTCGGCGACGAACGCGTGCTCGTCGAGAAATATCTGACGCGCCCGCGTCACATCGAGATCCAGGTCTTTGCCGACACGCACGGCAACTGCGTCTACCTGTTCGAGCGCGACTGCTCGGTGCAGCGCCGTCACCAGAAGGTGCTGGAAGAAGCGCCCGCGCCGGGCATGACCGAAGCGCGCCGTCGCGCCATGGGCGAAGCGGCCTGCAACGCCGCGCGCGCCGTGGGCTACGTAGGCGCGGGCACGGTCGAATTCATCGCCAACCAGGACGGCTCGTTCTACTTCATGGAGATGAACACCCGTCTGCAGGTGGAACATCCGGTCACCGAAATGATCACTGGGCTCGATCTGGTCGAGTGGCAGTTGCGCGTGGCGGCCGGCGAAGTCCTGCCGCGCAGGCAGGAAGAACTGCGGATTCGCGGCCATGCGCTCGAAGCACGCATCTACGCCGAGAATCCGGACAACAACTTCCTGCCGTCGACGGGCACGCTCACGACGCTGCGCCCGCCCGCTGCCGTGCAATTCGAAATCGGCGGCGCGAGCGCGCATGGCGTGCGTATTGACTCGGGTGTTCGCGAAGGCGACACCATCTCCCCGTTCTACGATCCGATGATCGCCAAGCTGATCGTCTGGGGGCAGGATCGCGACGAAGCGCTCGCCCGCATGCGCCGCGCGCTGGGTCAGTACCGCGTGGTGGGCGTGCAGACGAACATCGCGTTCCTGGGACGCCTCGTCGCGAGCGAACCGTTCGCCGGCGCCGATCTCGACACGGGCCTGATCGAACGCCATCGCGACACGCTGTTCCCCGCCGCCGCGCCGGTGCCCGCCACGGCGCTCGCGCTGGCCGTCGCCGCACAGCTCGGCCGCGAGACGGTCGTGGGCCGGCGCAAGTATCTGGACAGCATCGACCATCACTCGCCGTGGCAGCTCGCCTCCGGCTGGCGTCTGAACGGCGACTATCAGCGCACGATGTCGTTCGATCACGGCGAGACGCGCATCGACGTCGTGCTCACGAGCGGGCCGCACGCGAGCTCGCTGACGGTCGACGGGAAAACCTTGCCGTATCAATACACGCACGACGGTGGCGTGTACCGCGCGACGCTCGGCGAGCATCGCGTGCAAGGGCATGTGGACTTCGAGCACGAGACGGCACACGTCTTCGCCGACGGCCAGTCGTGGGCCTTGCGCTGGCACGACCCGCTCGCACAGGCAGGCACGCAGGAAGGCGGCGAAGGACGTCTGACGGCGCCGATGCCCGGCAAGGTCATCGCGGTGCTCGCGCAACCGGGCGCCAAGGTCGAGAAAGGCGCGCCGCTGCTTGTCATGGAAGCGATGAAGATGGAGCACACCATCAGCGCCCCGGCGGACGGCGAAATCGAGGAAGTGCTGTACGCCGTCGGCGATCAGGTCCCGGAAGGCGCGCAACTGCTGGCATTCAAGCGGTAA
- a CDS encoding AraC family transcriptional regulator, translating into MTVRNNWPTFRTLPYPVYFRYDEFAAETAWVPHRHDWGQLNYVANGVMQLEIEGARFVSPPQYAVWIPPKAAHASFNARAVVYRSVYIDASLAAALPSRAATLRISGLLRVILSDFAERGVACPKTDADRRLAHVLVDQLAFAPAEPRFLPQARSPALIRVLEGLQNEPSDNRTLEAWARTVSMTERTLARHCRAELGMTLGQWRERRRFFRAIEALEAGRTVKSIALDLGYATPSVFIEMFTRQSGLTPDLFRRQAILGEVDRTVGNPA; encoded by the coding sequence ATGACCGTTCGCAACAATTGGCCGACTTTCAGGACGCTGCCGTACCCGGTGTACTTCCGCTATGACGAGTTCGCCGCCGAGACCGCGTGGGTGCCGCATCGTCACGACTGGGGACAACTGAACTATGTGGCCAACGGGGTGATGCAGCTGGAGATCGAGGGCGCGCGCTTCGTGTCACCGCCGCAGTACGCCGTGTGGATTCCGCCGAAGGCCGCGCACGCGAGCTTCAATGCGCGCGCCGTCGTCTATCGGTCGGTGTACATCGACGCGTCGTTGGCGGCGGCGCTCCCGTCCCGCGCGGCCACGCTGCGCATCAGTGGCTTGCTGCGGGTGATCCTGTCCGATTTCGCCGAGCGCGGCGTGGCCTGTCCGAAGACCGATGCGGACCGGCGTCTCGCGCACGTGCTCGTCGACCAGTTGGCGTTCGCACCGGCCGAGCCGCGCTTCCTGCCGCAGGCGAGATCGCCCGCCTTGATACGCGTGCTCGAGGGGTTGCAGAACGAGCCGAGCGACAATCGCACGCTCGAAGCGTGGGCGCGCACCGTCTCGATGACCGAGCGCACGCTGGCGCGTCACTGTCGCGCCGAGTTGGGGATGACCTTGGGGCAATGGCGTGAGCGCAGGCGCTTCTTCCGCGCGATAGAGGCGCTGGAGGCCGGGCGCACCGTGAAGTCGATTGCGCTCGACCTGGGTTATGCGACACCGTCCGTCTTCATCGAAATGTTCACGCGCCAGTCCGGCTTGACGCCAGACCTGTTCCGGCGCCAGGCCATCCTCGGGGAAGTCGACAGGACGGTGGGCAATCCGGCTTAG
- the bioA gene encoding adenosylmethionine--8-amino-7-oxononanoate transaminase: protein MDAFPRPHAVGPGDLAARSLRQVWHPCTQMKQQAKLPLVALSHGEGPWLVDTDGERYLDAISSWWVNLFGHANPRINAALVDQLGRLEHAMLAGFTHEPVVSLSERLSALTGGVLGHAFFASDGASAVEIALKMSFHAWRNQGHGDKREFVCVRHGYHGETLGALAVTDVALFRDAYDPLLRHAHVVASPDARAARDGESAADVALRAAAELETLLARREGRVAAVIVEPLVQCAAGMAMHDPAYLRRVRELCDRYGAHMIADEIAVGCGRTGTFFASEQAGVWPDLLTLSKGISGGYLPLSLVLSRDAIYDAFYDDDTARGFLHSHSYTGNPLACRAALATLDIFADDDVLAGNIQRAARLTQALSPFGDDARVRHFRQRGMIWAFDAVLPDEAGAGRDFGKRFATEARARGVLLRPIGATVYLMPPYVLDDATIDWLATQTLAAFDATLPQRKGVAA, encoded by the coding sequence ATGGACGCGTTCCCGCGCCCCCACGCCGTCGGTCCCGGTGATCTCGCCGCGCGCAGTCTGCGACAGGTCTGGCACCCCTGCACGCAGATGAAGCAACAGGCAAAGCTGCCCCTCGTCGCACTGTCTCACGGCGAAGGCCCCTGGCTCGTCGATACCGACGGCGAGCGTTATCTCGACGCCATCAGTTCGTGGTGGGTCAACCTGTTCGGCCATGCGAATCCGCGCATCAACGCGGCGCTCGTCGACCAGCTCGGCCGCCTCGAACACGCCATGCTCGCGGGCTTCACGCACGAGCCGGTCGTCTCGCTCTCGGAGCGTCTGTCGGCGCTCACGGGCGGCGTGCTCGGCCATGCGTTCTTCGCGTCGGACGGCGCGTCGGCCGTCGAGATCGCCCTCAAGATGAGTTTCCACGCGTGGCGCAATCAGGGCCACGGCGACAAGCGCGAATTCGTGTGCGTGCGCCACGGCTATCACGGCGAGACGCTCGGCGCACTTGCCGTGACCGACGTCGCCCTGTTCCGCGACGCCTACGATCCGCTGCTGCGCCACGCGCACGTGGTGGCGTCGCCCGATGCGCGTGCGGCGCGCGACGGCGAGAGCGCCGCCGACGTCGCGCTGCGCGCCGCCGCCGAGCTCGAGACGTTGCTCGCACGGCGTGAAGGGCGCGTCGCCGCCGTGATCGTGGAGCCGCTCGTGCAGTGCGCGGCCGGCATGGCCATGCACGACCCGGCGTATCTGCGCCGTGTGCGCGAACTGTGCGACCGGTACGGCGCGCACATGATCGCCGACGAAATCGCGGTCGGCTGCGGCCGCACCGGCACATTCTTCGCCAGCGAGCAGGCGGGCGTCTGGCCGGATCTGCTCACGCTCTCCAAGGGCATCAGCGGCGGCTATCTGCCGCTCTCGCTCGTGCTCTCGCGCGATGCGATCTACGACGCCTTCTACGACGACGACACCGCGCGCGGCTTTCTGCACTCGCACTCGTACACGGGCAATCCGCTCGCGTGCCGTGCCGCGCTCGCCACGCTCGACATCTTCGCCGACGACGACGTGCTTGCCGGCAACATTCAGCGCGCCGCGCGTCTCACGCAGGCGCTGTCCCCGTTCGGGGACGACGCGCGAGTGCGCCATTTCCGTCAACGCGGCATGATCTGGGCGTTCGACGCGGTCCTGCCGGACGAAGCAGGCGCCGGGCGAGACTTCGGCAAGCGCTTCGCCACCGAGGCACGGGCGCGCGGCGTACTGCTGCGCCCGATCGGTGCGACGGTCTACCTGATGCCACCGTACGTGCTCGACGACGCCACCATCGACTGGCTCGCGACGCAAACGCTCGCCGCGTTCGACGCGACGTTGCCACAACGCAAGGGGGTGGCCGCATGA